The Odocoileus virginianus isolate 20LAN1187 ecotype Illinois chromosome 27, Ovbor_1.2, whole genome shotgun sequence genome has a window encoding:
- the LOC139031561 gene encoding putative olfactory receptor 2B8: MEQKNESSFTGFILLGFSDRLQLELVLFVVLLIFYIFTLLGNTTIIALSYLDPRLHTPMYFFLSNLSFLDMCYTTSIVPQLLVNLSGADKSISFGGCAVQMYMSLALGCTECILLGVMAFDRYAAVCRPLHYTVIMHPGLCALMASASWITGFANSLLQTVLVFLLPRCGRNKLDHFFCEIPTFLKLACVDTTMNLYVTFFGSVIILLTPVSLIMFSYGRIVMAVLSIRSTAGQRKAFGTCGSHLTVVSLFFGTAIYVYFKPSSNNSQDQDKFMSLFYTVIIPMTNPLIYTLRNRDVKGAIKKVLWKDSDSR, encoded by the coding sequence atggaacagaaaaatgaaagctcTTTCACTGGATTTATCTTACTGGGCTTCTCTGACAGGCTTCAACTTGAGCTAGTCCTCTTTGTGGTCCTTTTGATTTTCTACATCTTCACTTTGCTGGGAAACACAACCATCATTGCATTGTCCTACTTGGACCCACGTCTTCACACCCCTATGTACTTTTTCCTCTCTAACCTGAGCTTTCTGGACATGTGCTACACCACTAGCATTGTTCCACAGCTCCTAGTTAATCTCAGCGGAGCAGACAAATCCATCTCCTTTGGTGGTTGTGCAGTTCAAATGtacatgtctctggcattgggaTGTACAGAATGTATTCTCCTAGGAGTTATGGCGTTTGACCGCTATGCCGCTGTTTGCAGGCCCCTTCACTACACGGTAATCATGCACCCTGGTCTGTGTGCCCTGATGGCTTCTGCTTCATGGATCACTGGTTTTGCCAACTCCTTATTGCAGACAGTGCTCGTCTTCCTTTTACCTCGTTGTGGGAGAAATAAATTAGACCACTTCTTTTGTGAGATCCCTACATTTCTTAAACTTGCCTGTGTTGACACCACTATGAATCTGTATGTGACCTTCTTTGGCAGTGTCATCATTCTTCTCACACCTGTTTCATTAATCATGTTCTCCTATGGTCGGATTGTCATGGCGGTCTTAAGTATCAGGTCCACAGCAGGACAGAGAAAAGCATTTGGCACGTGTGGATCCCACCTCACGGTGGTCTCCCTGTTCTTTGGCACAGCCATCTATGTGTATTTTAAGCCCAGCAGCAACAACTCCCAGGATCAGGACAAGTTCATGTCTCTCTTCTACACTGTCATTATCCCCATGACCAACCCCCTCATTTATACGCTGAGGAACAGGGATGTGAAGGGAGCAATAAAGAAGGTGCTTTGGAAGGACTCTGACTCCAGATGA
- the LOC139031559 gene encoding putative olfactory receptor 2B8 encodes MEQKNGSSFTGFILLGFSDRPQLELVLLVILLIFYIFTLLGNTTIIALSYLDPHLHTPMYFFLSNLSFLDMCYTTSIVPQFLVNLSGADKSISYGGCVVQMLISLGLGCTECILLGVMAFDRYAAVCRPLHYTVIMHPRLCALMASASWIIGFTNSLLQTVLIFLLPLCGRNKLDHFLCEIPPFLKLACVDTSMNMYMTFFASVITLLTPVSLIMFSYGRIVRAVLRIKSTAGQRKAFGTCGSHLTVVSLFFGTAIYVYFQPSSSNSQDQEKFMSLFYTVIIPMTNPLIYTLRNKDVKGAMKKVLWKDSDSR; translated from the coding sequence ATGGAACAGAAAAATGGAAGTTCTTTCACTGGGTTTATCCTCCTGGGTTTCTCTGACAGGCCTCAACTTGAGCTGGTCCTCTTGGTAATTCTTTTGATCTTCTACATCTTCACTTTGCTGGGAAACACAACCATCATTGCATTGTCCTACTTGGACCCACATCTTCACACCCCTATGTACTTTTTTCTCTCTAACCTGAGCTTTTTGGACATGTGCTACACCACCAGCATCGTTCCCCAGTTCCTGGTTAATCTCAGTGGAGCAGACAAATCCATCTCCTATGGTGGTTGTGTagttcaaatgttaatctctcTGGGTTTGGGATGTACAGAATGTATTCTCCTAGGAGTTATGGCGTTTGACCGCTATGCAGCTGTTTGCAGGCCCCTTCACTACACGGTAATCATGCATCCCCGTCTATGTGCCCTGATGGCTTCTGCTTCATGGATCATTGGTTTTACCAATTCCTTGTTGCAGACAGTTCTCATCTTCCTTTTACCACTTTGTGGGAGAAATAAATTAGACCACTTCCTTTGTGAAATCCCTCCTTTTCTCAAACTTGCCTGTGTTGACACTTCCATGAATATGTATATGACCTTTTTTGCCAGTGTCATCACTCTTCTCACACCTGTTTCATTAATCATGTTCTCCTATGGTCGGATTGTCAGGGCGGTCTTAAGGATCAAGTCCACTGCAGGGCAGAGAAAAGCATTTGGCACGTGTGGATCCCACCTCACGGTGGTCTCCCTGTTCTTTGGCACAGCCATCTATGTGTATTTTCAGCCCAGCAGCAGCAACTCCCAGGATCAGGAAAAGTTCATGTCTCTCTTCTACACTGTCATTATCCCCATGACCAACCCCCTCATATATACACTGAGGAACAAGGATGTGAAGGGAGCGATGAAGAAGGTGCTTTGGAAGGACTCTGACTCCAGATGA